Proteins co-encoded in one Paracoccus aestuarii genomic window:
- a CDS encoding homoserine dehydrogenase yields MSSPLRLGIAGLGTVGIGVVKIVQKHAELLALRSGRPVAITAVSARDRMKNRDADLSAYRWEADPMAVATADDVDVFIELVGGDAGIARDSIEAALRSGKDVVTANKALLAMHGQDLAALAESLGRVIRFEAAVAGGIPVIKSMTESMAGNRITRVMGVMNGTCNYILTRMESAGLPYEAVFEEARQLGYLEADPTLDVGGIDAGHKLAILSSIAFGTQVNFDAVEIEGIERVSIDDIHRARDMGYRIKLLGVAQMTARGLEQRMSPCLVPADSPLGQLVGGTNMVVIEGDSVGQIVLRGAGAGEGPTASAVMSDIVEIARGVRLPVFGQPSSSLVAAQPARTAVPAAYYMRLELQDKPGALAKIATVLGDAGISIDRMRQYGQHSPASVPVLVVTHKTTPEAIDYAIEALPRTGVLVSDPVELRIEEV; encoded by the coding sequence ATGTCGTCCCCCCTCCGCCTCGGCATCGCCGGGCTTGGCACCGTCGGGATCGGTGTCGTCAAGATCGTCCAGAAACACGCCGAGCTGCTGGCGCTGCGTTCGGGACGCCCCGTGGCCATCACCGCCGTCAGCGCGCGCGACCGCATGAAGAACCGCGACGCCGACCTCTCCGCCTATCGGTGGGAGGCCGACCCCATGGCCGTCGCCACCGCCGATGACGTCGATGTCTTCATCGAGCTGGTCGGCGGCGATGCCGGCATCGCCCGCGACAGCATCGAGGCCGCGCTGCGGTCCGGCAAGGACGTGGTCACCGCCAACAAGGCGCTGCTGGCCATGCATGGCCAGGACCTGGCCGCCCTGGCCGAAAGCCTGGGCCGCGTGATCCGCTTCGAGGCCGCCGTGGCGGGCGGCATCCCGGTCATCAAGTCGATGACCGAAAGCATGGCCGGCAACCGCATCACCCGGGTGATGGGCGTGATGAACGGCACCTGCAACTACATCCTGACCCGCATGGAAAGCGCGGGCCTGCCCTACGAGGCGGTCTTCGAGGAGGCCCGCCAGCTGGGCTATCTGGAGGCCGACCCGACCCTGGACGTGGGCGGCATCGATGCGGGCCACAAGCTGGCGATCCTGTCGTCGATCGCCTTCGGCACCCAGGTCAATTTCGACGCCGTCGAGATCGAGGGGATCGAGCGCGTCAGCATCGACGACATCCACCGCGCCCGCGACATGGGCTATCGCATCAAGCTGCTGGGTGTCGCGCAGATGACCGCGCGCGGGCTGGAACAGCGCATGTCCCCCTGCCTCGTGCCCGCCGACAGCCCCCTGGGGCAACTGGTGGGCGGCACCAACATGGTGGTCATCGAGGGCGACAGCGTCGGCCAGATCGTCCTGCGCGGCGCGGGCGCGGGCGAAGGTCCGACCGCCAGCGCCGTGATGTCCGACATCGTGGAAATCGCCCGCGGCGTGCGCCTGCCGGTCTTCGGCCAGCCCTCGTCCTCGCTGGTCGCGGCCCAGCCCGCCCGCACCGCCGTTCCCGCCGCCTATTACATGCGGCTGGAACTGCAGGACAAGCCGGGCGCCTTGGCCAAGATCGCGACGGTCCTGGGCGATGCCGGCATCTCGATCGACCGGATGCGCCAATACGGCCAGCACAGCCCGGCCAGCGTCCCGGTCCTGGTGGTCACCCACAAGACCACGCCCGAGGCGATCGATTATGCCATCGAGGCCCTGCCCCGCACTGGCGTCCTGGTCAGCGACCCGGTCGAGCTGCGCATCGAGGAGGTGTGA
- the scpA gene encoding methylmalonyl-CoA mutase — MTKPTLDDWRALAAKELKGRDPDSLTWDTLEGIAVKPLYTEADTQGLDHLGGLPGLAPFTRGPRATMYAGRPWTIRQYAGFSTAEESNAFYRRALAAGQQGVSVAFDLATHRGYDSDHPRVEGDVGKAGVAIDSVEDMKILFDGIPLDQVSVSMTMNGAVIPILANFIVTGEEQGHSRAVLSGTIQNDILKEFMVRNTYIYPPEPSMRIIADIIEYTSAEMPKFNSISISGYHMQEAGANLVQELAYTLADGREYVRAAIAAGMDVDAFAGRLSFFFAIGMNFFMEIAKLRAARLLWHRIMSEFEPKKQGSLMLRTHCQTSGVSLQEQDPYNNVIRTAYEAMSAALGGTQSLHTNALDEAIALPTDFSARIARNTQLILQEETGITHVVDPLAGSYYIESLTAELADKAWALIEEVEEMGGMTKAVASGMPKLRIEETAARRQALIDRGEDVIVGVNKYRKDREDPIDILDIDNVAVRDSQIARLQRIRETRDEDACKAALTEITRRAREGGNLLEAAVEAARARATVGEISMAMEDEFGRHRAEVRTLAGVYGAAYEGDEGFAQIQRDVEAFAEEEGRRPRMLVVKMGQDGHDRGAKVIATAFADIGFDVDVGPLFQTPEEAAQDAIDNDVHVVGISSQAAGHKTLAPKLIEALRAQGAGEVLVICGGVIPQQDYDFLRRAGVKAIFGPGTNIPSAAADILRLIREARG; from the coding sequence ATGACAAAACCCACTCTGGACGACTGGCGCGCGCTGGCGGCGAAGGAACTGAAGGGCCGCGACCCCGACAGCCTGACCTGGGACACGCTGGAAGGCATCGCGGTCAAACCGCTCTATACCGAGGCCGATACCCAAGGGCTGGACCATCTGGGCGGCCTGCCCGGGCTGGCGCCTTTCACCCGCGGCCCGCGCGCGACGATGTATGCGGGCAGGCCTTGGACCATCCGCCAATATGCGGGCTTTTCCACGGCCGAGGAATCGAATGCGTTCTATCGTCGCGCCTTGGCCGCGGGCCAGCAGGGCGTGTCGGTGGCCTTCGATCTGGCGACCCATCGCGGCTATGACAGCGACCATCCCCGGGTTGAGGGCGATGTGGGCAAGGCCGGCGTCGCCATCGATTCGGTCGAGGACATGAAGATCCTCTTTGACGGCATCCCGCTGGATCAGGTGTCCGTGTCGATGACCATGAACGGCGCCGTCATCCCGATCCTGGCCAATTTCATCGTCACTGGCGAGGAGCAGGGCCATTCCCGCGCCGTCCTGTCCGGCACGATCCAGAACGACATCCTCAAGGAGTTCATGGTCCGAAACACCTATATCTATCCGCCCGAACCCAGCATGCGGATCATCGCGGACATCATCGAATACACGTCGGCCGAGATGCCCAAGTTCAACTCGATCTCGATCTCGGGCTATCACATGCAGGAGGCCGGGGCGAACCTGGTGCAGGAGCTGGCCTATACACTGGCCGACGGGCGCGAATATGTGCGCGCGGCGATCGCGGCGGGCATGGATGTGGATGCCTTCGCGGGGCGGCTATCCTTCTTCTTTGCCATCGGCATGAACTTCTTCATGGAGATCGCGAAACTGCGCGCCGCCCGCCTGCTGTGGCACCGGATCATGTCGGAATTCGAACCCAAGAAGCAGGGCAGCCTGATGCTGCGCACGCATTGCCAGACCTCGGGCGTCAGCCTGCAGGAACAGGACCCCTATAACAACGTCATCCGCACCGCCTATGAGGCAATGTCGGCGGCGCTCGGCGGCACGCAATCGCTGCACACGAACGCGCTGGACGAGGCCATCGCGCTGCCCACAGATTTCAGCGCCCGCATCGCGCGCAACACCCAGCTGATCCTGCAGGAAGAGACGGGCATCACACATGTCGTCGATCCACTGGCCGGGTCCTACTATATCGAGAGCCTGACGGCGGAACTGGCTGACAAGGCCTGGGCGCTGATCGAGGAGGTCGAGGAGATGGGCGGCATGACCAAGGCCGTGGCCTCCGGCATGCCCAAGCTGCGCATCGAGGAAACGGCCGCCCGGCGCCAGGCCCTGATCGACCGGGGCGAGGACGTGATCGTCGGCGTCAACAAGTATCGCAAGGACCGCGAGGACCCGATCGACATTCTGGACATCGACAATGTCGCCGTCCGCGACAGCCAGATCGCCCGCCTGCAACGCATCCGCGAGACACGCGACGAGGATGCCTGCAAAGCGGCGCTGACCGAGATCACCCGCCGCGCGCGTGAGGGCGGCAACCTGCTGGAGGCCGCCGTCGAGGCCGCCCGCGCCCGTGCCACAGTCGGAGAGATCAGCATGGCCATGGAAGATGAATTCGGCCGCCACCGCGCCGAGGTCCGTACGCTGGCAGGCGTCTACGGTGCCGCCTATGAGGGCGACGAGGGCTTCGCCCAGATCCAGCGCGACGTCGAGGCCTTCGCCGAGGAGGAGGGCCGCCGCCCCCGCATGCTGGTCGTCAAGATGGGCCAGGACGGCCATGACCGCGGCGCCAAGGTCATCGCCACGGCCTTCGCCGATATCGGCTTCGACGTCGATGTGGGCCCGCTGTTCCAGACGCCCGAGGAGGCCGCCCAGGACGCCATCGACAACGACGTGCATGTGGTCGGCATCTCCAGTCAGGCGGCGGGTCACAAGACCTTGGCGCCCAAGCTGATCGAGGCCCTGCGCGCGCAGGGCGCGGGCGAGGTGCTGGTCATCTGCGGCGGCGTCATCCCCCAGCAGGATTACGACTTCCTGCGCCGCGCGGGCGTCAAGGCGATCTTCGGGCCGGGCACCAACATCCCCTCGGCCGCCGCCGACATCCTGCGCCTGATCCGCGAGGCGCGCGGCTGA